A genomic stretch from Peromyscus eremicus chromosome 6, PerEre_H2_v1, whole genome shotgun sequence includes:
- the Isg20l2 gene encoding interferon-stimulated 20 kDa exonuclease-like 2 → MSTILLNLDFGEPPKKAFGGNAKHQRFVKKRRFLEQRGFLNKKNQPPSKVSKLHSEPPKKGETSSRVDGILKILPCPKKKEAAASKRESEQSTDKKASLSWLTPAPSKKTDSVVAKIDLLGEFQSALPKIKSHPSYTQNKSSKKKPLKKDATENSTQAHSESKDSKKPSQKSAVQNATQAHSENKGSKKSLKKNAAQSSTQARSEDKCLKVSQNLPGKMVALDCEMVGTGPKGRVSSLARCSIVNYNGDVLYDEYVRPPCHIVDYRTRWSGIRKSHMVNATPFKIARSQILKILSGKIVVGHAIHNDYKALQYFHPKSLTRDTSQIPLLNRKADCPENVTLSLKHLTKKLLSRDIQAGQSGHSSVEDAQATMELYKLVEVEWEQHLAQNPPEN, encoded by the exons ATGTCCACCATACTCCTGAATTTGGATTTTGGGGAACCTCCAAAAAAGGCATTTGGAGGAAATGCCAAGCACCAACGTTTTGTCAAGAAGCGACGGTTCTTAGAGCAGAGAGGATTTCTGAATAAAAAGAACCAACCTCCTAGCAAGGTGTCTAAGTTGCACTCAGAACCTCCAAAGAAAGGGGAAACTTCTTCAAGAGTAGATGGCATTTTGAAGATCCTTCCATGCCCAAAGAAGAAGGAAGCAGCTGCCTCCAAGAGGGAGTCAGAGCAGTCCACAGACAAGAAAGCATCGTTGTCTTGGCTGACCCCTGCTCCTTCAAAGAAGACTGATTCTGTTGTGGCTAAAATAGATTTGCTAGGGGAGTTTCAGAGTGCCCTTCCAAAGATTAAGAGCCACCCATCTTACACCCAGAACAAGAGCTCCAAGAAGAAGCCCTTGAAGAAAGATGCTACAGAGAACTCCACCCAAGCTCATTCGGAGAGTAAGGACTCCAAGAAGCCCTCACAGAAGAGTGCTGTGCAGAACGCCACTCAAGCTCATTCCGAGAATAAAGGCTCCAAGAAGTCCTTGAAGAAAAATGCTGCACAAAGCTCCACCCAAGCTCGTTCAGAGGACAAGTGCCTTAAAGTCTCCCAGAACTTGCCGGGGAAGATGGTGGCCCTGGACTGTGAAATGGTGGGCACAGGACCCAAGGGGCGTGTTAGTTCCTTGGCTCGATGCAGCATTGTGAACTACAATGGAGATGTGCTTTACGATGAGTATGTCCGCCCCCCCTGCCATATCGTGGACTACCGGACCAGATGGAGTGGCATCCGAAAGAGCCACATGGTGAATGCTACACCCTTTAAGATTGCTCGGAGTCAG ATCTTGAAGATACTCTCAGGGAAGATAGTGGTAGGGCATGCCATCCACAATGACTACAAAGCCCTACAGTACTTTCATCCCAAGTCTCTCACCCGAGACACTTCCCAAATACCGCTCCTCAACCGGAAGGCTGACTGCCCAGAGAATGTCACTCTGTCACTGAAGCATCTCACCAAGAAGCTGCTGAGTCGGGACATCCAG GCTGGACAAAGTGGACATTCCTCGGTGGAAGATGCCCAGGCCACCATGGAGCTGTACAAGTTGGTTGAAGTTGAATGGGAACAGCACCTGGCCCAGAATCCTCCAGAAAATTAG
- the Crabp2 gene encoding cellular retinoic acid-binding protein 2, protein MPNFSGNWKIIQSENFEELLKALGVNVMLRKIAVAAASKPTVEIKQEDDSFYIKTSTTVRTTEINFKIGEEFEEQTVDGRPCKSLVKWESENKMVCEQRLLKGEGPKTSWTRELTNDGELILTMTADDVVCTRVYVRE, encoded by the exons atgcctaactttTCTGGCAACTGGAAGATCATCCAATCGGAAAACTTTGAGGAATTGCTCAAAGCTCTGG GGGTGAATGTGATGCTCAGGAAGATCGCTGTGGCTGCAGCATCCAAGCCAACAGTAGAGATCAAACAGGAGGATGACTCTTTCTACATCAAAACCTCCACCACTGTTCGAACCACGGAGATTAACTTCAAGATTGGGGAGGAATTTGAGGAGCAGACTGTGGATGGGAGACCCTGTAAG AGTTTGGTAAAATGGGAGAGTGAAAACAAAATGGTGTGTGAGCAGAGGCTTCTGAAGGGAGAGGGCCCCAAGACCTCCTGGACCAGAGAACTGACCAATGATGGAGAGCTGATCCTG ACCATGACAGCAGATGACGTTGTGTGCACCAGGGTCTACGTCCGAGAGTGA